Genomic segment of Schistocerca nitens isolate TAMUIC-IGC-003100 chromosome 9, iqSchNite1.1, whole genome shotgun sequence:
CAGTAGTATTGATAAAGTAACATATCCAAATAGTGTACAACATTTATTATTTAAGACCAAGGAATAACTAACTACTAGAAACCTAAAGAGTAGGCATATAACACTGAATGTATAAtcattgggttcaaattaatgattgaatataatagagggaaacattctacgtgggaaaaatatatctaaaaacacagatgatgtgacttaccgaacgaaagtgctggcaggtcgatagacacacaaacaaacacaaacatacacacaaaattcaagctttcgcaacaaactgttgcctcatcatgaaagagggaaggagagggaaagacgaaaggatgtgggttttaagggagagggtaaggagtcattccaatcccaggagcggaaagacttaccttagggggaaaaaaggaaaaaaggactggtatacactcacacacacacacatatccatccggacatacacagacacaagcagacatttgtaaaggccaagagtttgggcagagatgtcagtcaggcggaagtaaagaggcaaagatgttgttgaaagacaggtgaggtatgagtggcggcaaattgaaattagcggagattgaggcctggcggataacgagaagagaggatatactgaagggcaagttcccatctccggagttctgacaggttggtgttagtgggaagtatccagataacccggacgttgtaacactgtgccaagatgtgctggccgtgcaccaaggcatgtttagccacagggtgatcctcattaccaacaaacactgtctgcctgtgtccattcatgcaaatggacatctctgcccaaacccttggcctttacaaatgtctgcttgtgtctgtgtatgtgcggatggatatgtgtgtgtgtgcgagtgtatacctgtccttttttccttttttccccctaaggtaagtctttccgctcctgggattggaatgactccttaccctctcccgtaaaacccacatcctttcgtctttccatctccttccctgtttcctgatgaggtaacagtttgttgcgaaagcttgaattttgtgtgtatgtttgtgtttgtttgtgtgtctatctacctgccagcactttcgttcagtaagtcacatcatctgtgttttgagatatatgAATGTATAATCAAACACAAATGCTTCAAACACTGTGTGCTGTCACTACAATCATCACTGCAATGCCCGATCACTACATCACTTCCCTCCTAGTGTCAACAATATTTGATATTGAATCAAATGTGGTGTCATGCTCGTGTGATCACTTGCTTCATGGAGCCTGCtacagtactttgtgaactgccaTTCCTTGAGCATTGTTGTGGAGTAACATCTGCTGCTAAATCTGTGTGTTTATCGTTGGTTGATGGTTGTGGCTGGTTTTTAATGAGCTGGTTGCTGGTAGCTGATGCTGCAGTATTCCAAATGGGTGTGGTATCTGCTTTACCTGTGGCAGTGGGTGAGTTGCAAAATGTGGGCTACATGCTACAGGTGAACTATGGAGACTGTTGTGGGAATACCCACAATGTCGACCTTGAGTGTCTTTTTATCTTTGTTGAGGATTGTGCGCAGTCAATCATACTGAGATTGGAATGGTTTGTGTAATGTTTCCTGCTGAATAAAGACTTGCTCATAAATTGCTAGGTCTTTGATAATGAAAAGACAATAAATGAGTTGGCCCCACGATGCAACAGGGCAGAGTTGCTGGATTTGTGTCCACAGCTGGGAGACAAAGTTCAACACACCAACATAGTCATCAGGTGTATTCTTGAGGAATTTGCGTGTTAGTCATAGTGTTTGGCCATATACAGTGCAAGCCATATAAACCTTAACTATTTTAATGAGTCATAACATTTGGAGAAATAATGGgttacatatgaaatttcagaagatgataatgcacaattgggaaaatatatatacacatacaaagTCCtcacagcagatgttgaaagtgtccTCCACCAGCATCAATGCACAACTGTACttgtttcaccatattccacaACATTCTGTGAAGTGTATCCTTGCCAATGTCACTTATTTCGTGTGTAACAGCCTCACAGAGTTCTGCAGTTGTCTGTGCTTTGTTATTGCACATTTGGCTTTTAAGTTACCCTCACAAGAACAAATCTGGGGGGTTAGTCAGGTGATCAGGCATAACAAATTTTTTGAGATTATTCAGTCATCAAAGAAACTGGTTACAAATTGCACGATGGAAGCATTGGATATGTGATACATTGCTCCATCTTGTAAGAAAAAACCTTCTGTAAGTTCAGTATCATCCAGCTGCTCCACAAATGTACTGAAGATTCCCATATAAACTGTAGTGTCTATGGTTATATCACAGAAAATGAGGCAAAAAATCCTCAAAGCTGGCAACATGCACCACAATCCAACCCTTTCATCAAGCAGTGGTGTTCTGTGAATGACATGAGGGTTTACACAAGCTCAGCTTTGTGTGTTGCTGTAACCTGGTAGATGGAACTGTACCTCATCTGTAAACTAAGTTATGGAGATTATGTCTATACATTGAATAAGAAAGCCCTGAAACCACTACAGTAATGCATTCTTTCGTCATGATTTGTTTGTAGCAATGATTGCATCTTGTGCACTCTGTATGGTCACAGTGCCGATTTCTTCACAGTTCTCTGACATATGCCATGTGAAACGCCTGTCTCCTGGCTCAATCAATGCATCTTATTTTTCCTTGGAGAGTTCTCCAAGCTCTTCAAACATTGTCAATAACTTCTACATTCAGTGATGGTCTATGCTAACAACTGTCACTGTTTAGTACACCAGCTGTCTCCAGTTTCCTTACAATCAATAAAATTGTTACCTTTGTAATACTCATCGGAGGTTCAAACGATGTATATAAAATTGAAACTGCAAATGCTACACGttatcttaaacagtgtctgaagAACCTCACGCATACAAACGTGATAATCGTGAACACACCACATCGGCACGATCTGGATAACCAATCATgtgtaaatacagaaatacaaaaagccAACTATCAGTTTGCCAAAATCTGTAGacgttttaaaaatgttaaatgtgttaATATAAATAATATAGGTCATAGATTCCATACACAACATGGACTACACTTAAACAGTATTGGGAAAGAATATCTGGCGAACATGATAATGAAGGAATTAAAACTACTTCAAAACACCTTCAACACAAAAACAACTGTTATACCACTATCAGTAATAGAACATTCCACAGTACAAGAAAAATCAACAAAGGCAGTCATCTCATCAGCAGTAGAACTGACATCAGCAGaaccttcaccaccaccaccaacaataaGAACAGGAGACACAGCAACAGTGGGACAGACAACAGCAAAGCCAACAACAGCAGTAACACGAGAAATGACAGTACCAATGGAGAAGCCACCAGCTAAACCACACCCCATCAGAAGGAGCCAGAGGACAAGAAAGTACATCACTCCAAAGGAGGATTTTTTATGGTTCAGCACCAAGAGGAGAAAAAAACTGGGACAAACCGGCGCAAAGCATCAGTCACTATCAACAAAATGCAAACGAAAGATACAGGCAAGGTAAGCTGTGCTCGTTTCTCagtctttcatcaaaatatacaatctgTCAGAAACAAAGTGCAGCAACTAGAAGTGGAACTACAAACTTTAAACAGTTCAGTCACatgcattactgaacattggtgtagaggaactgaaataacattaattaatttaaagtcaTATATACTAGCATGTCATTATAGTAGAACCACCATTAGAGGTGGTGGATCATGTATATATGTTAAGCAAGGAATTGCCTATAAAATTAGAAATGATATTAATTCTGTAAGTGAGGAAAAACACATAGAAATATCAGCCATAGAGATAAGAAAGACAGATGAGGCACAAAGGTTAACTATAATATGTATTTACCGTTCACCCAGTGGTGATATAGATACTTTCACTGCAAAACTAATCCAGATTCTAGACATGGCTTCGAATCCTAAAGGGAAGGTTCTCATTTGTGGAGACTTAAAGATAAACACACAAAACCCAGATAGATTCTGTAACTTATTCTTGAATATATTGCGCTGTTATAAGTTATCACCATTAGTTAACAGAGCCACGAGGATAGTCAAAAACTCATCATCAACAACTGATCACATCATCACAGACAtagataaagaaaaatgtgaaattattgTAGATAAACTTGACCTTTCTCATCACTCCTGTCAAATcctaaaattaaacataaatatagaCAATACAACTAAAACATACACATACAGAAGGGTTTTCTCCAAACCAAACAGATCAGAATTTTCCAAgcaaataaacagtataacttgggaagaagtgtatgctgaaactagtgtaaataagaaattttctaaattcatgtcactatttaaactcagatttgatgAAGCATTCCCAAAGGTGCAAACTGCAGTACACTCACACAAAAGAAATACCTGGGTGACCAAAGGGATAAGGAAATCCTCTGCAACACTCAAACAACTGAACAGGTTAAAAAACTACCATAGTGATCCTGGTTTCCTAAACTACTACCACACATACaaaagaatatacagaagagtaTTACGAGATGCAAAAAAAGCCCACAGtgacagtattatagaaaaggcagaaaatgaaattaaagcagcctggactgttaccaaacaggaaacaaacagtaataaattaaaaacagtaaacattCAAATTAAACATAATGGTGCTATTATACATAACCCAAATACACTAGTAAATACTGTAAAAACAGCCTGAACAAAAATTGAACTATATGGATAACTCAATGTTACTGTTACTGACTTCTACAGAAGAAGTAAGGATGGTTGTGAAGAATCTAAAGAATGAAacatcagcaggtttagatgaagtgccagtgtgcttactgaaggactgcattgacAGCGTACAACATCCTTTGgcacacatcataaatgaatctttcactgcaggctgcttcccagaaaacttaaaatgtgcaaaagtcctgcctctatttaagaaaggcgatccagaaaatatagaaaactataggcccatctcattactctcgtccttttccaaggtaatagaaaatataatgaaaaagagactaatggattTCCTAAACAAGTGCAACCTGCTGTGTAAAGAACAGTTTGATTTCAGGCCAGGAAGAAGCACAGGTTCAGCAGTAGCTCACTTCACAAATTTTGTCTTAGAAGCACTTGATGAAGGTGAACATGTAacaggcatattccttgaccttagcaaagcatttgacacggtagaccacaaaatactactaaacaaaATGGAGGCACTAGGAATAAGGGGAACAGTAAATAATTGGTTTCAATCGTACTTGGAAAATAGGGTACAGTGTGTAGAGATCTCACACACGAAGTTCAGCAGATTGAcagaacacatttccaaaccagaacatattaacataggagtccctcagggaagtgtgttagggccaatactcttcctaatatttatcaatgattttccccagagtgtcaaatatggggaagcaatactatttgcagatgatagcagcatccttatcagtgatgagtcaccagacaaattgagagacaaagctgaagaaactctcgatcatgtatgcaagtgggtagtaaccaacaaattaaccctcaatattaaaaaaacaaacagtattaatttccacataaataaaaaacataatagcataggcctaaaagttaaagatgaacttatagattgtgtcacaaacacaaaattcctaggaatgcatgttgactcacagcttaactggactgaccatattgcagcactagaaaagaaaattgctactgctTGCTATGCACTCCGGATAATTATGTCGGTATGTAATAGTTCATGTGCTAAGACTACATACTTTGCatatgtgcattcaataattagttaTGGCATAACCTTCTGGGGTACAAATGTGCAGAACATACAAGCAATTTTCAAACTGCAAAAGAGGGCTGTATGAATAATAACAAAAAGCAGCAAGAGAGCTCactgtactgatttattcaaaaccatgggaatcttgacagtaccatgtgaatacatctttcagactgtgatatatataaagaaacacattgaccagtacacacaaaacagatctatacaccaacactggactagatcctgccaccatttgcatctcatacgaaaaaacaaaacaaaagcccaaaatagtttattatttaatggaataaaaatgtataatagacTTCCAGAGGATATCAAAGCTGAAACTGGAATACATGCCTTTAGGAAAGCTGCAGAAAGTTatttagcagataaatgttactatactgtcaaagaataatgtaaatgacatgtgttcacctcaattcatgcaagagtacctttgtaaatttatatttatctgtaattaagattggtgtgtatttgttttgtgtaatccatgcaagaatacatttgtaaatttatatttatttgtaactaagattGGTGTGTACTTGTTTTGTGTACAAACGATTAAGTTGCACCATAGAAATATGTACTACCAGAAGTACTATTATGTATATACTCATTCCATGTATACAGTTGACGACATCCGTACAACACAAGTTgtctacagatgaataaataaataaataaataaaaaacaacatgCACATTGAATTCTGTCCAGGGTGCCTGTTGTGTTGTAACCATTGACTTTGGTTTCCAATACATTTTCTAAAACCCACTCTTAAAGCATGTACTGCATGTTTCTACCAGCTAAGGACTCCAAATGAATCATTAATTTGCTTGTTATTGTCATGCATCCTTAACTACACAATCACAGACTTCACAAACCACAACCGACATCGATATGACTGAATAAAAGCAGGGTAAAGAATCACAGCATTATACTGGACAAAGGCCTAATGTGCAGAAACAACCACCGCCATGACAACAACACACAGTACTTCTGATTCTCCCAGAGCtactgcaatcattaaaacaactttCCTGTTTCTACAAGCTTTCAGAAAGAAATTATGACCCACTGAAGTAGTTCAGGTTTATATGGATCACAGTCCACAAGATCAGCTGCTGTACCTATGAGGTCTTCTTTAACAGatatacgaggtgcaacaataaagtaatgaggctgattttctttgcaagatgtggaaaTGCTGCAGGCttttgtaggcacaatatctttgaccttggtctataagctgcttctagtccaagcagcacactgATGCAACtactcagtcatgagttgtgctctaataagttaacacgtgtttgtgtctcttgtcacggaaatggaaccacataatattgtgcaacggcatgcaatttctttctgcattaaacaggatgaaaatacgacagcaacttacagtaagcttcagaaggcttttggagaggagtttatgtcaagagctcaagtttttcgttggcataaaatgtttagtgaacgcagaacgaatgttgaagatgaagactgcagcagacgaccatcaacctcacggacggatgtcaacttggccagggtgcgtgaactcgtatgatctgatcaaAGATTATGCGTGAaactgattgcagaagaactgaatatcaatcgagaaatggttcgtctaaaaataactgaaaattttggtatgagaaagatttgtgcaaaaatggtacccaaaaatctcacaccacaacagcaagaaacatggaaaaatgtggcagccgatctgttagagcaaacggaaataaatccagaattgttgagctgtgttatcactggtgatgaaatttagttttttcagtacgatccagagacaaaaccccaaagttcgcaatggtgttcAAAGGtttcacccagaccaaaaaaagctcacatgtcaaagtaaaaagtgaaatgcatgattgtgtgcttctttgattccaagggaattgttcataaagagtggatccctcctggacaaacagttaatcaatattactacaaagaaattttagaaagacttcgtaaaagagttcttcgtgtccgtgccaacattgctgataattggattctgcatcacgataatgtgccatcccgtactgctctgtcagtatagcaatttttaacctcaaaaaaaaaaaatcagtactaccacagccaccttattcaccacatATCACTCCGTGCaaattttttctatttccaagagtcaaaatggcggtcaagggacaccattttcaaacaacacaagacatccaaaaagctgtgacaagggtcttggaggatattacagaagatgagttcaacaaatgttaccatcaatggcagaagcgaaGGAAAAAGTGTGTGCTATcaaaagggaactactttgaaggagacaacactaaacttgaataAAATGgtgagcaacatttttttttttccacatcagtctcattactttattgtcacacctcataTGGCAGCTGAGTAGCATGAAGTGTAGTGTTTTCACCCTATGAAAAGAGTCATGTATCTTAATGATGCCTACAATTGTCAGTGCAGTCATTCCACAAGTCCATTTGCTGCAGGGTGGTAAGCTGTAGTGTGGATACATTTTGTGCCTAACACAGTGGTGAGTGCTTGAAACAAATATGACTTAAACTGATGGCCTGGATCTGTGGTGACACAAAGAGGCACACCAAAATGGGCAATCCATCCTTGAAAGAACGTGGTtgccactgtttcagaatttatgTTATTCATAGGGAAGGCTTCTGGCCAAAGCAAAAAGTAATTGATCACCATAAAGCAGTAAGTGAAACCTTCAGATGGTGGTAACAGTCTGATTATGTTTAAATGGATGTACTTGAGTCATTGATTAGGTGCGGCAAACATGCTACATTGTGCTTTGACTGTCGAGTGATTTTATTCCTCTGGCAAAGAAATGCACTTTGCACAAACAGCTTGCAATCCTTGTTAATACTCAGCCACACAAAAGTGCACTTCACAAGATTTATTACGCTTTGGGCCCCCGAAAAGGCCAAGTTATGCAAGGATGTCATGGGTTGATGTTAAAACTGCAGGGGAACAAATGGTCATGTCTTCACTGTTGGGACATCACATTACATCTCTATGTTCCCCAATGTTACTGGGATGTGTTGGAAGTCCAGGTTGGTTCATTGCTCCAGTAGTGCACATAGTTATGGTTAAAGATGTTGTGGCTGTACAAGAGCTTCGTAGTTGATTGTGTTTGTGAGTATTTCAACGTAAGAGAGAGCATCCACTGGAATATTCAACTCACCTACACACATTCATAGATAACATGCATCATGAATTGGCTCATGTAACTTAGGTGGTGTAACTGGTAAGATGATGCCTTCTCAGGCTTCTGATGAAGCAAATATCACTGGTTTGCCATTGGTAATCAAAGTATTCTGCTGCCCCTTGAGCATATGGCAAAACTCTTTTATGGCAGCATGCAGTGCATAAAACCTGTGATCATATCTTGACCAGCCCTGCTGTGCTGGTGAAAGCTTTTGCCTGAAAAATGCAAGAGGTTTTGAGCACTGCTCTATTTGTTGCTGTAGTACAGGGCCTATCACCGTTGCTGGTGTATCTCCTATCACAGCAAGGATGGCCTGAGTGATTGGGTGCACTAACATTGTAGCTTCAGCAACGATGGTTCTCACTCTTGCAAAAGCTGCTTCAGTCTTGATGGTCCACAAGACTTCTTCCTTCAGTTTTGGAACACCAGTCAACATGCCATTTAATGAACCTGCCAATTATGTGTCATTATTTATGAAATGACAGTACAAATTTATAATGCCAAGCAATTGTTGCAGTTCCTGGACAGTAGCCAGCTGTGGGTATTTGCATATGGCTTCCACTTTCTCTTGTACCAGCCAGATTCCTTGGTCATCAATGGTGTATCCAAGGAATAGCACTTCTATCACTCCAAATATGCACTTTGAAGAGAGTGTGAATGGAAACAGTTGAAGATTTGGCACAAATTCTCTATGTGCTCTGATTCTGAAGCAGACATCACCAAAATATCATCAATAAACAATTAACAGAAATCAAGGACATGTGTTATTTCATCCATGAAATGTTGGAACATTTGTGCAACATTGCTTAGTCCAAACTGTATTCTCATAAATTCAAAGAGGCCAAATGGAGTAATAATGGCAGTTTATCTATATCTTTGGGTGTGACGGGTATCTGTTGATATGCACACACTAAATCAGTGGTAAAAAAGATGCATTTTCCacgtatgttgtgtgtgaattccaTAATTTGTGGCACTGAATACCTATGTGGGACTGTCCTCGCACTGAGTTGTCAATAGTCACTGCACCGACTCCAACCATTGTTATTTGATATGGCACATAATGATGTCACCCAGCTACTACCTAAAGGTCAAGAAATTTCTTGTGACAACATACACAAAAATTCTTGCTTCGCTACTATTAACTTCTCAGGTGTCAATTGATGAGGCTACTTGTAGATCAGAGGTCCTGGGGTAGTGAGTATATTGTGCAATGTAGTATGTTGTACAAGTATTAGGCTGTAGGATGGGTGTATGTTACTTAAGTTCTGGAAACTGCTTGAGAAGCTCTACATACTACAGTTCATCTGCAGTAGTACATAcagtaatactagtgacacagcaTAATCTTCCATGGCTGGTTAAACTGGTAGTAGTTTCAAGGAGACTGTGATATCAGAGGTTTGGTAGAAGGctataaaatgacagtaaactttatttttttatttatttatttatttagcatccagtagatcacacatgtgatataggatttgtcatttgattacacgtaacacataacaacacatacacataataaattgacaaacatatacaaacagcaaacaaattacatacacatagtacaatagtagtgtacaacaacatattacccaaaaaacaaaagtacatgctcacaatgaaaatttttagataatgaactatgccttatacacaaaacttgttacggatatacacaaaaatgtattacggatagttaacagatttttcctaaatttcataattacaaagttgaaaacatcataggctacaggtttcaattcacagtctgagacaggtattcatttacactgtagaagcatttttccatcaagtatttttttacttcatgcttgaaattatttttgcctttcaattctttaatttgagatggaagtgcatttaaaagctttattcctaagtggctaacatgtttctgacttctagtttttgctacatagggaatgtggaagtctttacaatgccttgtattgtgatcatggtagcttgagttggtttggagatcgcagttatttttacttatcGTTTCCAGGCATTTgaaaatatatatt
This window contains:
- the LOC126204266 gene encoding uncharacterized protein LOC126204266, which codes for MMGMDTLGPFDLISAGSLNGMLTGVPKLKEEVLWTIKTEAAFARVRTIVAEATMLVHPITQAILAVIGDTPATVIGPVLQQQIEQCSKPLAFFRQKLSPAQQGWSRYDHRFYALHAAIKEFCHMLKGQQNTLITNGKPVIFASSEA